A single genomic interval of Bradyrhizobium sp. sBnM-33 harbors:
- a CDS encoding tetratricopeptide repeat protein produces MKLLRPISLLAGLLMTVAGASAQISLTPPAAQPPASPPPAKKEAPPKPKAPPAAKQPAAPPKPAAAPKPAATPTPAPSPTAAFEDPNVDLVYGAYQRGMYKTAFDLATTRAQYNGDPKAMTMLGELYANGLGIKRDYAKAADWYQRAADAGDREGMFALAMMRLSGRGGPTNREQAVKLLASAAKLGNPKAAYNLALLYLDGNTLPQDVRRAAELLRVAADAGNPEAQYALATFYKEGTGVPKDIDKAVRLLQAASLADNVDAEVEYAIALFNGTGTPKNQPAAVALLRKAARQNSPVAQNRLAWLLIYGAGTPVDKIEGFKWHLIAKTAGKGDPKLDEMLAELSPEDRTKVQEAARKWTGTADKSRLDGGTSAGHPVPKP; encoded by the coding sequence ATGAAACTCCTGCGTCCCATATCGCTGCTTGCGGGCCTCTTGATGACGGTGGCCGGCGCCTCCGCGCAGATCTCGCTGACGCCGCCCGCCGCGCAACCGCCCGCCAGCCCGCCGCCGGCGAAAAAGGAAGCGCCGCCCAAGCCAAAAGCTCCGCCCGCAGCGAAGCAGCCCGCCGCGCCGCCGAAGCCGGCGGCAGCGCCCAAACCGGCGGCGACACCCACGCCCGCGCCCTCGCCGACAGCCGCCTTCGAGGATCCCAACGTCGATCTCGTCTACGGCGCCTATCAGCGCGGCATGTACAAGACGGCGTTCGATCTCGCGACGACGCGCGCGCAGTATAACGGCGACCCCAAGGCGATGACGATGCTGGGCGAGCTCTACGCCAACGGGCTCGGCATCAAGCGCGACTATGCCAAGGCCGCCGATTGGTACCAGCGTGCAGCCGATGCCGGCGACCGCGAGGGCATGTTCGCACTCGCCATGATGCGGCTGTCCGGCCGCGGCGGGCCGACCAATCGGGAACAGGCCGTCAAGCTCCTGGCCTCCGCGGCCAAGCTCGGCAACCCGAAGGCGGCTTACAATCTGGCGCTGCTCTATCTCGACGGCAACACGCTGCCGCAGGATGTCCGGCGCGCTGCCGAACTGCTGCGCGTCGCAGCCGACGCAGGCAATCCCGAAGCGCAATACGCGTTGGCTACCTTCTACAAGGAAGGCACCGGCGTACCGAAGGACATCGACAAGGCGGTGCGGCTGTTGCAGGCGGCGTCGCTGGCCGACAATGTCGACGCCGAGGTCGAATATGCGATTGCGCTGTTCAACGGCACAGGCACGCCTAAGAACCAGCCGGCCGCGGTCGCGCTCTTGCGCAAGGCCGCCCGGCAAAACAGCCCAGTCGCGCAAAACCGGCTGGCCTGGCTGCTGATCTACGGTGCGGGCACACCCGTGGACAAAATCGAGGGCTTCAAGTGGCATCTCATCGCCAAGACCGCCGGCAAGGGTGACCCTAAGCTGGACGAAATGCTTGCGGAGCTCAGCCCCGAGGATCGCACCAAGGTGCAGGAGGCGGCGCGGAAATGGACCGGTACCGCCGACAAATCACGCCTTGACGGCGGCACATCAGCAGGGCACCCAGTCCCTAAACCCTGA
- a CDS encoding thiamine phosphate synthase, with protein sequence MSNKPVPPRPAPRLYLATPEVDDPSQFANQLPELLAAVDVAAVLLRLKQTDQRTMIARVKALAPAIQNGGAALLLDGHVELVARAGADGAHLTGLAALEDALPSLKPDRIAGIGGLATRHDSMAAGEAGADYVLFGEPDAKGQRPSTEAIAERLQWWDELFEPPCIGFATSRAEASEFAAAGADFVLVGDFIWADPRGAKAALIDAAQAIAQAYEAAFGKEKSGIDKSGTDKAGHG encoded by the coding sequence TTGTCCAACAAACCCGTTCCGCCGCGCCCGGCGCCGCGCCTCTATCTCGCGACGCCGGAGGTGGACGATCCATCGCAGTTCGCAAATCAGCTTCCGGAGCTGTTGGCCGCGGTCGACGTCGCGGCTGTACTGCTGCGGTTGAAGCAGACCGACCAGCGCACCATGATCGCACGCGTGAAAGCACTTGCGCCCGCGATCCAGAACGGCGGCGCGGCGCTGTTGCTCGACGGCCATGTCGAACTGGTGGCGCGGGCCGGCGCCGACGGCGCGCATCTGACCGGCCTCGCCGCGCTGGAAGACGCCTTGCCGTCGCTGAAGCCTGACCGCATCGCCGGCATCGGCGGTCTTGCTACGCGGCACGATTCGATGGCGGCGGGCGAAGCGGGTGCTGACTACGTGCTGTTTGGCGAACCCGATGCCAAGGGCCAGCGGCCATCAACTGAAGCGATCGCCGAACGCCTGCAATGGTGGGATGAACTGTTCGAGCCGCCCTGCATCGGCTTTGCTACGTCGCGCGCGGAGGCTTCCGAATTTGCGGCTGCCGGCGCCGATTTCGTGCTGGTCGGCGATTTCATCTGGGCTGATCCGCGTGGCGCCAAGGCTGCGCTGATCGATGCCGCGCAGGCAATCGCACAAGCGTACGAGGCAGCGTTCGGAAAAGAAAAATCTGGTATCGATAAGTCTGGCACGGACAAGGCCGGGCACGGATAA
- a CDS encoding class I fructose-bisphosphate aldolase yields MNLADLNKVALAMVTPGKGILAADESSGTIKKRFDAIKVESTEENRRDYREMLFRSTEAMSKYVSGVILYDETIWQNAKDGTPLVKLIEQSGAIPGIKVDEGTQALPQCPGELVTVGLDKLAERLKKYYERGARFAKWRAVIDIGGGIPTMTAINVNAHALARYAALCQAAQIVPIVEPEVLMDGDHDIDRCYDVTQRVLNKTFQELRIQRVELEGMVLKPNMAISGKKCPKQASVEEVAEKTVRLLKACVPAAVPGIAFLSGGQSDEEATAHLNAMNRIGGLPWRLTFSYGRALQAAPQKAWSGKAENIAAGQRAFTHRARMNALASKGEWETGLEKKVA; encoded by the coding sequence ATGAATCTTGCTGACCTCAACAAGGTTGCCCTCGCCATGGTCACCCCAGGCAAGGGCATTCTCGCCGCCGACGAATCCTCGGGCACGATCAAGAAGCGTTTTGACGCCATCAAGGTCGAATCCACGGAGGAGAATCGCCGCGACTACCGTGAAATGCTGTTCCGCTCCACCGAGGCGATGAGCAAGTACGTCTCGGGCGTCATCCTCTACGACGAAACCATCTGGCAGAACGCCAAGGACGGCACGCCGCTGGTCAAGCTGATCGAGCAGTCCGGGGCCATCCCCGGCATCAAGGTCGATGAAGGAACGCAAGCGCTGCCGCAGTGTCCGGGCGAACTGGTCACCGTCGGCCTCGACAAGCTCGCCGAGCGGCTGAAAAAATACTACGAGCGCGGCGCGCGCTTCGCGAAGTGGCGTGCAGTGATCGATATCGGCGGCGGCATTCCGACGATGACCGCGATCAACGTCAATGCCCATGCGCTGGCGCGCTACGCCGCGCTGTGCCAGGCGGCGCAGATCGTGCCGATCGTCGAACCGGAAGTGCTGATGGACGGCGATCACGATATCGACCGCTGCTACGATGTTACTCAGCGTGTGCTGAACAAGACATTCCAGGAATTGCGGATCCAGCGCGTCGAGCTTGAGGGCATGGTGCTGAAGCCCAACATGGCCATTTCAGGCAAGAAGTGCCCGAAGCAGGCTTCCGTCGAGGAAGTTGCGGAGAAAACCGTCCGTCTCCTGAAGGCGTGCGTTCCCGCGGCCGTGCCGGGCATCGCCTTCCTCTCCGGCGGACAGTCCGATGAGGAAGCGACCGCGCATCTGAACGCCATGAACCGGATCGGCGGCCTGCCTTGGCGGCTGACCTTCTCCTATGGCCGGGCGCTGCAGGCGGCGCCGCAGAAGGCGTGGTCGGGTAAGGCCGAGAACATCGCCGCAGGCCAGCGCGCGTTCACACACCGTGCGCGGATGAACGCGCTGGCGAGCAAGGGCGAGTGGGAAACCGGCCTGGAAAAGAAGGTCGCCTAG